From Triticum aestivum cultivar Chinese Spring chromosome 4A, IWGSC CS RefSeq v2.1, whole genome shotgun sequence, a single genomic window includes:
- the LOC123086159 gene encoding 3-oxoacyl-[acyl-carrier-protein] synthase II, chloroplastic isoform X1 translates to MSAVAPPLRTWIVAACLSATCVADDERKQRNYIGGGLFGTRRHPAARRRGGTRSGVPIAVSFHPERGAVENNKSETKQRRVVVTGMGVVTPLGHEPDEFYNNLLQGLSGISEIEAFDCSSYPTRIAGEIKSFSTDGWVAPKLAKRMDKFMQYLIVAGKKALENGGVTEDIMNELDKSRCGVLIGSGMGGMKVFSDAIEALRVSYRKMNPFCVPFATTNMGSAILAMDLGWMGPNYSISTACATSNFCILSAANHIMRGETDLMLCGGSDAPIIPIGLGGFVACRALSQRNSDPTKASRPWDMDRDGFVMGEGAGVLLLEELEHAKQRGAEIYAEFLGGSFTCDAYHMTEPHPEGKGVILCVENALADAGVTRQDINYVNAHATSTQLGDLKEFQALCRCFGQNPQLRVNSTKSMTGHLLGAAGGIEAVAVIQAIRTGWIHPNINLDNPEKIVDVNLLVGSQKERCDVKVALSNSFGFGGHNSSILFAPF, encoded by the exons ATGTCGGCAGTGGCGCCACCGCTGCGCACTTGGATCGTCGCCGCCTGCTTGTCTGCAACCTGCGTCGCAGACGATGAAAGGAAGCAGCGCAACTACATCGGCGGCGGGCTTTTCGGCACGCGCCGCCACCCTGCTGCGCGCCGCCGAGGCGGGACACGCTCTG GAGTGCCCATTGCTGTTTCCTTTCATCCTGAAAGAGGAGCTGTGGAAAACAACAAATCTGAAACCAAACAACGGAGGGTAGTTGTCACTGGCATGGGTGTCGTGACTCCGTTAGGCCATGAGCCTGATGAGTTTTACAACAACCTTCTACAGGGTCTCAGTGGAATAAGTGAGATAGAAGCATTTGACTGTTCCAGCTATCCCACG AGAATTGCTGGAGAAATCAAATCCTTTTCAACAGATGGTTGGGTTGCACCAAAGTTAGCTAAGCGAATGGATAAGTTCATGCAATATTTGATAGTTGCTGGTAAGAAAGCATTGGAAAATGGTGGAGTCACTGAAGATATCATGAACGAGTTGGACAAATCGAGATGTGGAGTTCTAATTGGATCTGGTATGGGTGGCATGAAG GTTTTTAGTGATGCAATTGAAGCATTGAGGGTCTCCTACAGGAAGATGAACCCATTTTGTGTACCTTTTGCAACTACAAACATGGGTTCTGCAATACTTGCGATGGATCTG GGCTGGATGGGCCCAAACTACTCTATCTCTACTGCTTGTGCCACTAGTAACTTCTGCATCCTGAGTGCAGCCAATCATATCATGAGGGGGGAAACT GATTTGATGCTGTGTGGTGGTTCTGATGCTCCAATTATACCAATTG GATTGGGAGGTTTTGTGGCATGTAGAGCTCTTTCACAGAGAAATAGTGATCCAACAAAAGCTTCTCGGCCTTGGGACATG GATCGTGATGGGTTTGTCATGGGAGAAGGGGCTGGTGTGCTTCTTTTGGAAGAACTTGAGCATGCAAAG CAAAGAGGTGCAGAAATATATGCAGAATTTCTGGGTGGAAGCTTTacgtgtgatgcatatcatatgacGGAACCACATCCTGAAG GGAAGGGGGTTATTCTTTGTGTTGAAAATGCACTAGCTGATGCAGGAGTAACAAGGCAAGACATTAACTATGTAAATGCCCATGCTACATCTACACAGTTGGGTGATTTGAAGGAATTCCAAGCTCTTTGCCGCTGTTTTGGGCAGAATCCTCAG CTAAGAGTAAACTCAACAAAGTCGATGACTGGCCACTTGCTAGGTGCTGCAGGTGGAATAGAAGCTGTAGCTGTTATACAA GCTATAAGAACTGGTTGGATCCATCCGAATATCAATCTAGACAATCCGGAGAAAATTGTG GATGTCAACTTGCTGGTGGGATCACAAAAGGAGAGATGTGATGTGAAAGTCGCATTGTCGAATTCATTTGGATTCGGTGGGCACAATTCATCAATTTTATTTGCGCCCTTTTGA
- the LOC123086159 gene encoding 3-oxoacyl-[acyl-carrier-protein] synthase II, chloroplastic isoform X2, giving the protein MSAVAPPLRTWIVAACLSATCVADDERKQRNYIGGGLFGTRRHPAARRRGGTRSGVPIAVSFHPERGAVENNKSETKQRRVVVTGMGVVTPLGHEPDEFYNNLLQGLSGISEIEAFDCSSYPTRIAGEIKSFSTDGWVAPKLAKRMDKFMQYLIVAGKKALENGGVTEDIMNELDKSRCGVLIGSGMGGMKVFSDAIEALRVSYRKMNPFCVPFATTNMGSAILAMDLGWMGPNYSISTACATSNFCILSAANHIMRGETDLMLCGGSDAPIIPIGLGGFVACRALSQRNSDPTKASRPWDMDRDGFVMGEGAGVLLLEELEHAKQRGAEIYAEFLGGSFTCDAYHMTEPHPEGKGVILCVENALADAGVTRQDINYVNAHATSTQLGDLKEFQALCRCFGQNPQLRVNSTKSMTGHLLGAAGGIEAVAVIQDVNLLVGSQKERCDVKVALSNSFGFGGHNSSILFAPF; this is encoded by the exons ATGTCGGCAGTGGCGCCACCGCTGCGCACTTGGATCGTCGCCGCCTGCTTGTCTGCAACCTGCGTCGCAGACGATGAAAGGAAGCAGCGCAACTACATCGGCGGCGGGCTTTTCGGCACGCGCCGCCACCCTGCTGCGCGCCGCCGAGGCGGGACACGCTCTG GAGTGCCCATTGCTGTTTCCTTTCATCCTGAAAGAGGAGCTGTGGAAAACAACAAATCTGAAACCAAACAACGGAGGGTAGTTGTCACTGGCATGGGTGTCGTGACTCCGTTAGGCCATGAGCCTGATGAGTTTTACAACAACCTTCTACAGGGTCTCAGTGGAATAAGTGAGATAGAAGCATTTGACTGTTCCAGCTATCCCACG AGAATTGCTGGAGAAATCAAATCCTTTTCAACAGATGGTTGGGTTGCACCAAAGTTAGCTAAGCGAATGGATAAGTTCATGCAATATTTGATAGTTGCTGGTAAGAAAGCATTGGAAAATGGTGGAGTCACTGAAGATATCATGAACGAGTTGGACAAATCGAGATGTGGAGTTCTAATTGGATCTGGTATGGGTGGCATGAAG GTTTTTAGTGATGCAATTGAAGCATTGAGGGTCTCCTACAGGAAGATGAACCCATTTTGTGTACCTTTTGCAACTACAAACATGGGTTCTGCAATACTTGCGATGGATCTG GGCTGGATGGGCCCAAACTACTCTATCTCTACTGCTTGTGCCACTAGTAACTTCTGCATCCTGAGTGCAGCCAATCATATCATGAGGGGGGAAACT GATTTGATGCTGTGTGGTGGTTCTGATGCTCCAATTATACCAATTG GATTGGGAGGTTTTGTGGCATGTAGAGCTCTTTCACAGAGAAATAGTGATCCAACAAAAGCTTCTCGGCCTTGGGACATG GATCGTGATGGGTTTGTCATGGGAGAAGGGGCTGGTGTGCTTCTTTTGGAAGAACTTGAGCATGCAAAG CAAAGAGGTGCAGAAATATATGCAGAATTTCTGGGTGGAAGCTTTacgtgtgatgcatatcatatgacGGAACCACATCCTGAAG GGAAGGGGGTTATTCTTTGTGTTGAAAATGCACTAGCTGATGCAGGAGTAACAAGGCAAGACATTAACTATGTAAATGCCCATGCTACATCTACACAGTTGGGTGATTTGAAGGAATTCCAAGCTCTTTGCCGCTGTTTTGGGCAGAATCCTCAG CTAAGAGTAAACTCAACAAAGTCGATGACTGGCCACTTGCTAGGTGCTGCAGGTGGAATAGAAGCTGTAGCTGTTATACAA GATGTCAACTTGCTGGTGGGATCACAAAAGGAGAGATGTGATGTGAAAGTCGCATTGTCGAATTCATTTGGATTCGGTGGGCACAATTCATCAATTTTATTTGCGCCCTTTTGA
- the LOC123086159 gene encoding 3-oxoacyl-[acyl-carrier-protein] synthase II, chloroplastic isoform X3 → MSAVAPPLRTWIVAACLSATCVADDERKQRNYIGGGLFGTRRHPAARRRGGTRSGVPIAVSFHPERGAVENNKSETKQRRVVVTGMGVVTPLGHEPDEFYNNLLQGLSGISEIEAFDCSSYPTRIAGEIKSFSTDGWVAPKLAKRMDKFMQYLIVAGKKALENGGVTEDIMNELDKSRCGVLIGSGMGGMKVFSDAIEALRVSYRKMNPFCVPFATTNMGSAILAMDLGWMGPNYSISTACATSNFCILSAANHIMRGETDLMLCGGSDAPIIPIGLGGFVACRALSQRNSDPTKASRPWDMDRDGFVMGEGAGVLLLEELEHAKQRGAEIYAEFLGGSFTCDAYHMTEPHPEGKGVILCVENALADAGVTRQDINYVNAHATSTQLGDLKEFQALCRCFGQNPQLRVNSTKSMTGHLLGAAGGIEAVAVIQGEYMLLLSGQFEKCHYIVLNFLACHCSVTEF, encoded by the exons ATGTCGGCAGTGGCGCCACCGCTGCGCACTTGGATCGTCGCCGCCTGCTTGTCTGCAACCTGCGTCGCAGACGATGAAAGGAAGCAGCGCAACTACATCGGCGGCGGGCTTTTCGGCACGCGCCGCCACCCTGCTGCGCGCCGCCGAGGCGGGACACGCTCTG GAGTGCCCATTGCTGTTTCCTTTCATCCTGAAAGAGGAGCTGTGGAAAACAACAAATCTGAAACCAAACAACGGAGGGTAGTTGTCACTGGCATGGGTGTCGTGACTCCGTTAGGCCATGAGCCTGATGAGTTTTACAACAACCTTCTACAGGGTCTCAGTGGAATAAGTGAGATAGAAGCATTTGACTGTTCCAGCTATCCCACG AGAATTGCTGGAGAAATCAAATCCTTTTCAACAGATGGTTGGGTTGCACCAAAGTTAGCTAAGCGAATGGATAAGTTCATGCAATATTTGATAGTTGCTGGTAAGAAAGCATTGGAAAATGGTGGAGTCACTGAAGATATCATGAACGAGTTGGACAAATCGAGATGTGGAGTTCTAATTGGATCTGGTATGGGTGGCATGAAG GTTTTTAGTGATGCAATTGAAGCATTGAGGGTCTCCTACAGGAAGATGAACCCATTTTGTGTACCTTTTGCAACTACAAACATGGGTTCTGCAATACTTGCGATGGATCTG GGCTGGATGGGCCCAAACTACTCTATCTCTACTGCTTGTGCCACTAGTAACTTCTGCATCCTGAGTGCAGCCAATCATATCATGAGGGGGGAAACT GATTTGATGCTGTGTGGTGGTTCTGATGCTCCAATTATACCAATTG GATTGGGAGGTTTTGTGGCATGTAGAGCTCTTTCACAGAGAAATAGTGATCCAACAAAAGCTTCTCGGCCTTGGGACATG GATCGTGATGGGTTTGTCATGGGAGAAGGGGCTGGTGTGCTTCTTTTGGAAGAACTTGAGCATGCAAAG CAAAGAGGTGCAGAAATATATGCAGAATTTCTGGGTGGAAGCTTTacgtgtgatgcatatcatatgacGGAACCACATCCTGAAG GGAAGGGGGTTATTCTTTGTGTTGAAAATGCACTAGCTGATGCAGGAGTAACAAGGCAAGACATTAACTATGTAAATGCCCATGCTACATCTACACAGTTGGGTGATTTGAAGGAATTCCAAGCTCTTTGCCGCTGTTTTGGGCAGAATCCTCAG CTAAGAGTAAACTCAACAAAGTCGATGACTGGCCACTTGCTAGGTGCTGCAGGTGGAATAGAAGCTGTAGCTGTTATACAA GGGGAATACATGCTACTGCTAAGTGGACAGTTCGAGAAATGCCACTACATAGTCTTAAATTTTTTAGCATGCCATTGTTCAGTCACTGAATTCTGA